The genomic interval CCCCCGTCCGCCTCGGCGAAAAGCCCCTCCTTGTCCCGGTCCGCCCCGGTGAAGGCGCCGCGCACATGGCCGAAAAGCTCACTCTCCAGCAAGGCCTCCGGCAGGGCGGCGCAGTTCACGGCCACAAAGGCGCGGTCGCGCCGCCGGCTCAGGCGGTGCAGGCTGTTGGCCACGACCTCCTTGCCCGTGCCGCTCTCGCCCAGCAAAAGCACCGTGCTGTCCGTGGGCGCCACCTTGCGGATCAGCTCCAGCACGCGCTGCATGGCGCCCGTGCGCCCGGCCAGCTCCTCGAAAAGAGTCTGCTCGAACTCGTCCACTGTGGACTCGGCAGCCATGTCGCGGGCGGCCTTCTCCACCACCAGCGCCACATCGGACGGGGCGCTGCTCAGGGGAAGATAAAAAAAGGCGCCGGAGCGGATGCCCTCCAGGGCGCGGTTCAACTGGTCCGGGCCAAAGAGCAGTATCTGGCGTGTGGAAGGGTTCTTCTGCCGCACAAACGACACCAAATCCATGTCGCTCTGGCCGCCCAGGCTCAGGTCAAGCACCACCACGTCATAGCCGCGCCGTGACACCAGACGGAGCAGGCCTTTGGTGTCATGGCATCGGTCAATCAGCACATCCGGCCGCTGAAGAAACGATTCCAGCACCTGGCCATAGGTTATTTCCGAACATGCCAGCAAAATCCGCAGATCGCCGACCGTCGCAATGCTTCGCATTGGAACGCGCCCTCCATTTGCCACGCTGTTATTGTA from Candidatus Hydrogenedentota bacterium carries:
- a CDS encoding sigma-54-dependent Fis family transcriptional regulator, with amino-acid sequence MRSIATVGDLRILLACSEITYGQVLESFLQRPDVLIDRCHDTKGLLRLVSRRGYDVVVLDLSLGGQSDMDLVSFVRQKNPSTRQILLFGPDQLNRALEGIRSGAFFYLPLSSAPSDVALVVEKAARDMAAESTVDEFEQTLFEELAGRTGAMQRVLELIRKVAPTDSTVLLLGESGTGKEVVANSLHRLSRRRDRAFVAVNCAALPEALLESELFGHVRGAFTGADRDKEGLFAEADGGTLFLDEIGDMALITQAKLLRVLQNGEVRQVGANVARRVNVRIIAATNRDLLDAVGRHAFREDLYFRLNVVQIRIPPLRERMDALSALVAHFIALGNARFGKHVTGMDDAAAQYLRQYPFPGNVRELESIIAHAVIMADGELIRPQDLPDMVRHGTMNRPALVHQARESVLTLAEMEAGHIREVLRIFGGNQTVAAKRLGISRSTLWRKMGEYGIEPD